The following proteins come from a genomic window of Blastococcus sp. HT6-30:
- the ffh gene encoding signal recognition particle protein, with the protein MFETLSDRLDKVFTGLRGKGRLSDADIDATAREIRIALLEADVALPAVRAFIAAVKERARGAEVSQALNPAQQVVKIVNEELIQILGGETRRIRLAKQSPTVIMLAGLQGAGKTTLAGKLGRWLKSQGHTPLLVAADLQRPNAVNQLSIVAGQAGVDVFAPEPGNGVGDPVQVARDSIEHARRTMHDVVVVDTAGRLGIDAELMQQAADIRDAVTPDETLFVVDAMIGQDAVTTAQAFQEGVGFSGVVLTKLDGDARGGAALSVRYVTGQPIMFASTGEKLSDFDVFHPERMASRILGMGDMLTLIEQAERTFDAEQAERMAGKLASREGFTLEDFLEQMMAIRKMGPIANLLGMLPGAGQMKEQLKQVDDRDLDRTAAIIQSMTPEERVNSKIINSSRRVRIANGSGVTVTEVNGLLERFAQAQKMMGQMAGSMGLPGMGPMSKKARGRQMQAQSKKGKGKKGKGKGGPARRPVGAPGLPPGAGFPGGANPFGGGGMPGLPPGQGMPDLTKLNFDQFKDERPGR; encoded by the coding sequence GTGTTCGAGACCCTTTCCGACCGCCTCGACAAGGTCTTCACCGGCCTCCGGGGCAAGGGTCGGCTCTCCGACGCCGACATCGACGCGACCGCGCGCGAGATCCGCATCGCGCTGCTGGAGGCCGACGTCGCGCTGCCGGCGGTGCGAGCCTTCATCGCCGCCGTCAAGGAGCGCGCCCGGGGCGCGGAGGTCTCGCAGGCGCTGAACCCGGCGCAGCAGGTCGTCAAGATCGTCAACGAGGAGCTCATCCAGATCCTCGGCGGCGAGACCCGCCGCATCCGGCTGGCCAAGCAGTCGCCGACGGTGATCATGCTGGCCGGTCTGCAGGGTGCCGGTAAGACCACCCTCGCCGGCAAGCTGGGGCGCTGGCTGAAGTCGCAGGGGCACACGCCGCTGCTGGTGGCCGCCGACCTGCAGCGCCCGAACGCGGTGAACCAGCTGTCGATCGTGGCCGGTCAGGCCGGGGTCGACGTCTTCGCGCCGGAGCCGGGCAACGGCGTCGGCGACCCGGTGCAGGTGGCCCGCGACTCGATCGAGCACGCCCGCCGCACCATGCACGACGTCGTCGTCGTCGACACCGCCGGCCGGCTGGGCATCGATGCCGAGCTGATGCAGCAGGCCGCCGACATCCGCGACGCCGTCACGCCCGACGAGACCCTCTTCGTCGTCGACGCGATGATCGGCCAGGACGCCGTCACCACCGCGCAGGCCTTCCAGGAGGGCGTCGGGTTCAGCGGGGTCGTCCTGACCAAGCTCGACGGTGACGCCCGCGGTGGTGCCGCGCTGTCGGTGCGGTACGTGACCGGCCAGCCGATCATGTTCGCCTCCACCGGCGAGAAGCTCAGCGACTTCGACGTCTTCCACCCCGAGCGGATGGCCTCGCGCATCCTCGGCATGGGCGACATGCTGACGCTGATCGAGCAGGCCGAGCGGACGTTCGACGCCGAGCAGGCCGAGCGGATGGCGGGCAAGCTCGCCTCCCGCGAGGGCTTCACCCTCGAGGACTTCCTCGAGCAGATGATGGCGATCCGCAAGATGGGGCCGATCGCCAACCTGCTCGGCATGCTCCCGGGCGCGGGCCAGATGAAGGAACAGCTCAAGCAGGTCGACGACCGGGACCTCGACCGCACGGCGGCGATCATCCAGTCGATGACGCCCGAGGAGCGGGTCAACTCGAAGATCATCAACTCGTCCCGCCGGGTGCGCATCGCCAACGGCTCGGGCGTGACGGTCACCGAGGTCAACGGCCTGCTGGAGCGGTTCGCCCAGGCCCAGAAGATGATGGGCCAGATGGCCGGCAGCATGGGGCTGCCCGGCATGGGCCCGATGTCGAAGAAGGCGCGCGGCCGGCAGATGCAGGCGCAGTCGAAGAAGGGCAAGGGGAAGAAGGGCAAGGGGAAGGGTGGCCCGGCCCGCCGTCCCGTGGGCGCCCCCGGGCTGCCGCCCGGTG
- a CDS encoding [protein-PII] uridylyltransferase gives MLDTEALPGLGRAERVEALDGWLTGLLGDAVAGTPPPRSRRGGPPPRTGTDGLALVAVGSLGRRELPPHGDLDLVLVHEDRPEIAAVADALWYPVWDAGLRLDHSVRSVAEAVTVSSTDVKAGLGLLDARLVAGDAELAARLRTAALASWRQHASRLMPQLRDLRRERARRLGELAFLLEPDLKEAYGGLREGQVLRAAAAAQLADEPTAEVEQAYAFLLDVRDELRRRSGRASDVLVRQEQRAIAATLGLADEDVLLREVSLAGRRLSFVADETWRRVEAALVRRPRGRYRRVRREPLAEGVVRQGDEVVLARDAHPATDPGLVLRAAAAAARADLLLSPYTLKVLAVHSPSLPEPWPPEARWSFLRILASGRSAVPVLEQLDQEGLLSRLLPEWDRIRSLPQRHPWHRYTVDRHLIEAAAAASELTRDVDRPDLLLVAALLHDIGKGWQGDHSVVGEPIAAEIGARMGFSEPDVAVLGTLVRHHLLLPATATRRDIDDPATIERVAATIGHDATVLQLLHALAQADGAATSASAWSPWKAHLVAALVARVQAALGGPQLAEPDPVLHPTSAQVTTSAPDITGVTRSVTVGIEEVADGQQVTIGAPDQPGLLSTCAGVLALNQLDVRAAKMTVADGYGTGVFAVRPRFGRAPVPEILADGVRAALEGTLSLPERLRQREVDYREEARSAPPRISWHNHEVSGRATGIVEVRAGDRAGLLYRLTAAIASEGLDVTSARIETLGGDAVDCFYVCNPSGLPVDPQQRERVDAALVAATRGPAVAVGPDTPS, from the coding sequence GTGCTGGACACCGAGGCGTTGCCGGGGCTCGGCCGCGCGGAGCGGGTCGAGGCCCTGGACGGGTGGCTCACCGGGCTGCTCGGCGACGCCGTCGCCGGAACGCCGCCGCCCCGGTCCCGGCGTGGTGGGCCGCCGCCCCGGACGGGCACCGACGGCCTCGCGCTGGTCGCCGTCGGCAGCCTCGGCCGCCGGGAGCTCCCGCCGCACGGTGACCTGGACCTGGTCCTGGTGCACGAGGACCGGCCGGAGATCGCCGCCGTCGCCGATGCCCTCTGGTACCCGGTCTGGGACGCCGGCCTGCGCCTGGACCACTCGGTCCGGTCGGTGGCCGAGGCGGTCACCGTCTCCTCCACCGACGTCAAGGCCGGGCTCGGTCTGCTCGACGCCCGGCTGGTGGCCGGGGACGCGGAGCTGGCCGCCCGGCTGCGGACGGCGGCGCTCGCCAGCTGGCGGCAGCACGCCTCGCGGCTGATGCCGCAGCTGCGCGACCTGCGCCGGGAGCGGGCCCGCCGGCTGGGGGAGCTGGCGTTCCTGCTCGAGCCCGACCTCAAGGAGGCATACGGCGGGCTGCGCGAGGGCCAGGTGCTCCGGGCAGCGGCCGCGGCGCAGCTCGCCGACGAACCCACCGCCGAGGTCGAGCAGGCCTACGCCTTCCTGCTCGACGTGCGCGACGAGCTGCGCCGCCGGTCCGGGCGGGCGTCGGACGTCCTCGTGCGCCAGGAGCAGCGCGCGATCGCCGCGACCCTGGGGCTGGCCGACGAGGACGTCCTGCTGCGTGAGGTGAGCCTGGCCGGACGGCGGCTGAGCTTCGTCGCCGACGAGACCTGGCGCCGGGTGGAGGCCGCGCTGGTCCGCCGACCGCGCGGGCGGTACCGCCGGGTGCGCCGCGAGCCGCTGGCCGAGGGCGTCGTCCGGCAGGGCGACGAGGTGGTGCTCGCCCGCGACGCCCACCCCGCCACCGACCCCGGGCTGGTGCTGCGGGCCGCCGCCGCGGCGGCCCGCGCGGACCTGCTGCTCTCCCCGTACACCCTCAAGGTGCTCGCGGTGCACAGCCCGTCGTTGCCCGAGCCGTGGCCGCCGGAGGCGCGCTGGTCGTTCCTGCGGATCCTGGCCAGCGGACGGTCGGCGGTCCCGGTGCTGGAGCAGCTGGACCAGGAGGGCCTGCTCTCCCGGCTGCTGCCCGAGTGGGACCGGATCCGGTCGCTGCCGCAGCGCCACCCGTGGCACCGTTACACGGTCGACCGCCACCTGATCGAGGCCGCGGCCGCGGCCAGCGAGCTGACCCGTGACGTCGACCGGCCCGACCTCCTGCTGGTCGCGGCCCTGCTGCACGACATCGGGAAGGGGTGGCAGGGGGACCACAGCGTGGTCGGGGAACCGATCGCCGCGGAGATCGGCGCCCGCATGGGCTTCTCCGAGCCCGACGTCGCCGTGCTCGGCACGCTGGTGCGCCACCACCTGCTGCTGCCCGCGACGGCGACCCGGCGCGACATCGACGATCCCGCGACCATCGAGCGGGTCGCGGCCACCATCGGGCACGACGCCACGGTGCTGCAGCTGCTGCACGCCCTGGCGCAGGCCGACGGCGCCGCCACCAGCGCCTCGGCGTGGTCGCCGTGGAAGGCGCACCTGGTCGCGGCGCTGGTCGCCCGGGTGCAGGCCGCCCTGGGCGGCCCGCAGCTGGCCGAACCCGACCCCGTGCTCCACCCCACCTCGGCACAGGTGACCACGTCCGCCCCCGACATCACCGGTGTCACCCGGTCGGTGACCGTCGGGATCGAGGAGGTGGCCGACGGCCAGCAGGTGACCATCGGCGCCCCCGACCAGCCGGGGTTGCTCAGCACCTGCGCCGGCGTGCTGGCGCTCAACCAGCTCGACGTGCGAGCGGCGAAGATGACGGTGGCCGACGGCTACGGCACCGGGGTGTTCGCGGTGCGGCCGCGGTTCGGCCGCGCGCCGGTGCCGGAGATCCTCGCCGACGGGGTGCGGGCGGCGCTGGAGGGGACGCTGTCGCTCCCCGAGCGGCTGCGGCAGCGGGAGGTCGACTACCGCGAGGAGGCGCGGTCCGCGCCACCGCGCATCTCCTGGCACAACCACGAGGTCAGCGGCCGAGCGACCGGGATCGTCGAGGTGCGGGCCGGGGACCGGGCCGGGCTGCTCTACCGGCTCACGGCGGCGATCGCGAGCGAGGGGCTGGACGTGACCTCCGCCCGCATCGAGACGCTCGGCGGTGACGCGGTCGACTGCTTCTACGTGTGCAACCCGTCCGGCTTGCCGGTCGACCCGCAACAGCGGGAGCGGGTGGATGCGGCGCTGGTGGCGGCGACGCGCGGGCCCGCGGTGGCGGTGGGCCCCGACACGCCGTCCTGA
- a CDS encoding P-II family nitrogen regulator: protein MKLVTAIVKPFKLDDVKNALELIGIAGLTVSEVQGFGRQRGHTEVYRGAEYQVDFVPKVRIEVVVSELDAARVVDAVVESASTGQIGDGKVWVTSVDEIVRVRTGERGDDAL, encoded by the coding sequence ATGAAGCTGGTCACCGCGATCGTCAAGCCGTTCAAGCTCGACGACGTCAAGAACGCGCTCGAGCTGATCGGCATCGCCGGGCTCACCGTCAGCGAGGTCCAGGGCTTCGGCCGTCAGCGGGGTCACACCGAGGTCTACCGCGGGGCGGAGTACCAGGTGGACTTCGTGCCGAAGGTCCGCATCGAGGTGGTCGTCAGCGAGCTCGACGCCGCCCGGGTCGTGGACGCCGTCGTGGAGTCCGCCTCCACCGGCCAGATCGGCGACGGCAAGGTCTGGGTGACCTCGGTCGACGAGATCGTCCGGGTCCGCACCGGCGAGCGCGGCGACGACGCGCTCTGA
- a CDS encoding ammonium transporter, producing MLDTGNTAWILTSASLVLLMTPGLALFYGGMVRAKSVLNMMMMSFGALALISVLWVLWGYSIAFGDDIGGGLLGSPFEFFGLNGLMEDTDAALPTMAFVGFQSAFAILTVALISGAIADRAKFGAWMVFAGIWATVVYFPVAHWVFAFDGDDVVGGWIANDLAAIDFAGGTAVHINAGAAGLALALVLGKRRGFGREAMRPHNLPLVMIGAGLLWFGWFGFNAGSALAADNTASVVWVNTLVATGAATLGWLVVEKIRDGHSTSLGAASGVVAGLVAITPACSAVSPIGAIIIGAIAGALCALAVGLKYKLGYDDSLDVVGVHLVGGLWGTIAIGFFADPDAPAGVESLFYGGSVDQLWRQVVGAVAVLAFSFVLTLVIGLVIQKTMGFRLTEDDEVTGIDNVVHAESGYDFASLGGSGSTAPLAGQARAEARNTERTLA from the coding sequence GTGCTCGACACCGGCAATACCGCCTGGATCCTCACCAGTGCGTCGCTCGTGCTGCTGATGACCCCAGGCCTCGCGCTGTTCTACGGCGGCATGGTCCGCGCCAAGAGCGTCCTGAACATGATGATGATGAGCTTCGGGGCGCTGGCGCTGATCAGCGTGCTGTGGGTGCTCTGGGGCTACTCGATCGCCTTCGGGGACGACATCGGCGGCGGCCTCCTGGGCAGCCCCTTCGAGTTCTTCGGGCTGAACGGCCTCATGGAGGACACCGACGCGGCGCTCCCGACCATGGCCTTCGTCGGCTTCCAGTCCGCCTTCGCCATCCTCACCGTGGCGCTGATCTCCGGTGCCATCGCCGATCGCGCGAAGTTCGGTGCCTGGATGGTCTTCGCCGGCATCTGGGCGACCGTCGTCTACTTCCCGGTGGCGCACTGGGTCTTCGCCTTCGACGGCGACGACGTGGTCGGCGGCTGGATCGCCAACGACCTGGCCGCGATCGACTTCGCCGGCGGCACCGCCGTGCACATCAACGCCGGTGCGGCGGGCCTGGCGCTCGCCCTGGTGCTGGGCAAGCGGCGCGGCTTCGGCCGTGAGGCGATGCGCCCGCACAACCTGCCGCTGGTCATGATCGGCGCCGGGCTGCTGTGGTTCGGCTGGTTCGGCTTCAACGCCGGCTCCGCGCTGGCCGCCGACAACACCGCCTCGGTGGTGTGGGTGAACACGCTGGTGGCCACCGGCGCGGCGACGCTCGGCTGGCTCGTGGTGGAGAAGATCCGCGACGGTCACTCGACCTCGCTGGGCGCCGCCTCCGGTGTCGTCGCCGGCCTGGTCGCGATCACGCCGGCCTGCTCCGCGGTCTCCCCGATCGGCGCCATCATCATCGGCGCGATCGCCGGTGCGCTCTGCGCCCTGGCCGTGGGCCTGAAGTACAAGCTGGGCTACGACGACTCGCTCGACGTCGTCGGCGTCCACCTGGTCGGCGGCCTGTGGGGCACCATCGCCATCGGCTTCTTCGCCGACCCCGACGCCCCCGCTGGTGTCGAGAGCCTCTTCTACGGCGGCAGCGTCGACCAGCTCTGGCGCCAGGTCGTGGGGGCGGTGGCCGTCCTCGCCTTCTCCTTCGTCCTTACGCTGGTCATCGGGCTCGTCATCCAGAAGACGATGGGCTTCCGCCTCACCGAGGACGACGAGGTCACCGGCATCGACAACGTCGTGCACGCCGAGTCGGGCTACGACTTCGCTTCCCTCGGCGGCAGCGGTTCCACCGCCCCACTGGCCGGCCAGGCGCGTGCCGAGGCCCGCAACACCGAGAGGACGCTGGCATGA
- a CDS encoding energy-coupling factor ABC transporter permease produces MHVPDGFLDVPTSVATGALAAGTVALALRRTRAELDDRTAPLAGLTAAFVFAGQMINFPVAAGTSGHLIGAVLTAVLVGPWTAVLCMTAVLLVQAVLFADGGLTALGTNVTLMGLLAVVVGYGVFRGLAAVLPRTRTGVLAASGAAAFLSVPAAALTFVGLFALGGTVDLPLGTVASAMTGVHLLIGIGEAAITVAVVGAVLAVRPDLVHGARGLRTATVLEDRRPAGAEVAR; encoded by the coding sequence GTGCACGTCCCCGATGGCTTCCTCGACGTCCCCACCTCCGTGGCCACCGGCGCGCTCGCCGCCGGGACGGTCGCGCTGGCCCTCCGCAGGACCCGCGCCGAGCTCGACGACCGCACCGCCCCGCTCGCCGGGCTCACCGCGGCTTTCGTCTTCGCGGGCCAGATGATCAACTTCCCCGTCGCCGCCGGCACCAGCGGCCACCTCATCGGCGCCGTGCTCACCGCTGTCCTGGTCGGCCCGTGGACGGCCGTGCTCTGCATGACGGCGGTGCTGCTCGTGCAGGCCGTGTTGTTCGCCGACGGCGGGCTGACCGCCCTGGGCACCAACGTCACGCTGATGGGCCTGCTCGCCGTGGTGGTCGGCTACGGGGTGTTCCGGGGGCTGGCGGCGGTGCTCCCCCGCACCCGCACCGGCGTGCTGGCCGCGTCCGGCGCGGCCGCCTTCCTCTCGGTGCCCGCAGCCGCCCTGACGTTCGTCGGGCTGTTCGCCCTGGGCGGCACGGTCGACCTGCCGCTCGGCACCGTCGCATCGGCGATGACCGGCGTGCACCTGCTCATCGGCATCGGCGAGGCCGCCATCACGGTGGCGGTGGTCGGTGCGGTGCTCGCCGTCCGGCCCGACCTGGTGCACGGGGCGCGCGGCCTGCGCACCGCCACCGTGCTCGAGGATCGCCGTCCGGCGGGCGCGGAGGTGGCCCGGTGA
- a CDS encoding PDGLE domain-containing protein, producing MNRRGRSLWIAGLVAALVVAGIGSWYASASPDGLEWAAEQSGFAHTAEESATAGSPFADYLVDGEENRLSAGTAGVVGVLLTLGLAGGVTWLLRRRGAASGRN from the coding sequence GTGAACCGCCGGGGTCGCAGCCTCTGGATCGCCGGGCTGGTCGCCGCCCTGGTCGTCGCGGGGATCGGAAGCTGGTACGCCAGCGCCTCCCCCGACGGCCTCGAGTGGGCCGCCGAGCAGTCCGGCTTCGCGCACACCGCCGAGGAGAGCGCCACGGCGGGCTCCCCGTTCGCCGACTACCTGGTCGACGGCGAGGAGAACCGGCTCTCGGCCGGCACCGCCGGGGTCGTGGGTGTCCTGCTCACCCTTGGCCTCGCCGGCGGCGTGACCTGGCTGCTCCGCCGCCGTGGCGCCGCCTCCGGCCGGAACTGA
- the cbiQ gene encoding cobalt ECF transporter T component CbiQ: MGAGHGGTLTARYLPGSTVVHRLQPHVKLVAVLAFAVVVVATPVHAPWAPAAYAGYLLAVLGTAALAGVGPGRLLRGLVVEVPFVAFALLMPFVARGPRVEVLGLSLSGTGLAAGGGLLAKATLSVLAATVLAATTEPRALLRGLERLRLPQVLVQILMFMIRYADVVGGELHRMRVARESRGFTGGGLRGLRVLGATAGALFVRSYERGERVHLAMLSRGYRGTVPAGPSAAVAPREWALGLGLPLVAAAVLLAGMLLG, from the coding sequence GTGGGAGCGGGCCACGGCGGCACCCTGACCGCCCGCTACCTGCCGGGCAGCACCGTCGTCCACCGCCTCCAGCCGCACGTCAAGCTCGTCGCGGTGCTGGCGTTCGCCGTCGTCGTCGTCGCCACCCCGGTCCACGCCCCGTGGGCCCCGGCCGCCTACGCCGGGTACCTGCTCGCCGTCCTGGGCACCGCCGCGCTGGCGGGGGTGGGTCCCGGCCGGCTGCTGCGGGGGCTGGTCGTCGAGGTGCCGTTCGTGGCGTTCGCCCTCCTGATGCCGTTCGTCGCCCGCGGGCCCCGCGTCGAGGTGCTCGGGCTCTCCCTCTCCGGGACCGGCCTGGCGGCCGGTGGCGGGCTGCTGGCCAAGGCGACGCTGTCGGTCCTGGCCGCCACCGTCCTCGCCGCGACGACGGAACCCCGGGCGCTGCTCCGCGGGCTGGAGCGGCTGCGGCTGCCGCAGGTGCTCGTGCAGATCCTGATGTTCATGATCCGCTACGCCGACGTCGTGGGCGGCGAACTGCACCGCATGCGGGTGGCCCGGGAGTCCCGTGGCTTCACCGGCGGCGGGCTCCGCGGGCTGCGGGTGCTCGGCGCCACCGCCGGCGCCCTGTTCGTCCGGTCCTACGAGCGGGGCGAGCGGGTGCACCTGGCGATGCTCAGCCGCGGCTACCGCGGCACCGTGCCGGCCGGACCGTCGGCCGCGGTCGCGCCGCGGGAGTGGGCGCTCGGGCTCGGCCTGCCCCTGGTGGCGGCCGCGGTGCTGCTCGCGGGGATGCTGCTGGGGTGA
- a CDS encoding ABC transporter ATP-binding protein codes for MSAPPPSLLVEDLAFAYPDGHQALFGVDLRVERGERVALLGPNGAGKTTLVQHLNGILRAGRGQVTVAGLPVQKKTLQEIRRRVGVVFQDPDDQLFMPTVGEDVAFGPRNLGLPEEEVAARVAAALETVRMGDTTDRPPHHLSFGQRRRVAVATVLAMQPEIVVLDEPSSNLDPAGRRELAEVLADLPVTLLMVTHDLPYAAQLCARSVILDGGTVVADGPTGELLTDAPLLAAHRLELPYGFTPAG; via the coding sequence GTGAGCGCACCTCCGCCGTCCCTGCTGGTCGAGGACCTCGCCTTCGCCTACCCCGACGGGCACCAGGCGTTGTTCGGCGTGGACCTGCGGGTGGAGCGCGGCGAGCGGGTCGCTCTGCTGGGCCCCAACGGTGCGGGCAAGACGACGCTGGTGCAGCACCTCAACGGCATCCTGCGGGCCGGCCGCGGGCAGGTGACCGTCGCCGGCCTGCCCGTGCAGAAGAAGACCCTCCAGGAGATCCGCCGCCGGGTCGGCGTGGTGTTCCAGGACCCCGACGACCAGCTCTTCATGCCGACCGTCGGCGAGGACGTGGCGTTCGGCCCGCGCAACCTCGGCCTGCCCGAGGAGGAGGTGGCCGCCCGCGTGGCCGCCGCGCTGGAGACGGTGCGCATGGGCGACACCACCGACCGCCCCCCGCACCACCTGTCCTTCGGGCAGCGCCGCCGGGTCGCCGTCGCCACGGTGCTGGCGATGCAGCCGGAGATCGTCGTCCTCGACGAGCCGTCCTCGAACCTGGACCCGGCCGGCCGCCGCGAGCTGGCCGAGGTGCTCGCCGACCTCCCGGTCACCCTGCTGATGGTCACCCACGACCTGCCCTACGCCGCCCAGCTGTGCGCCCGGTCGGTGATCCTCGACGGCGGCACCGTGGTGGCCGACGGCCCGACGGGCGAGCTGCTCACCGACGCCCCGCTCCTGGCCGCGCACCGGCTCGAGCTCCCGTACGGCTTCACGCCGGCCGGCTGA